In Haloarchaeobius amylolyticus, the genomic window GCTCATGAGAGCCCGAACGAACGCGAACGGCCAGCCCGCTGACGCGCTCATCGAGCCCGATTCAGCAGGCGATCTCGCATCGTGGCACCCTGGTAACGCCAGCTCAAAATTCGTCGATCCGACCGGCGAACAAGTCGTTGGTGTCGCCAGTGGCCTCGACGAATCCGCCGGCCGCACGACTGCACACACGCCGTCGACGCCCACTTCGAAGGCTGTCGACCACCGAGTGACGACCACTAGCCGCCACTCGAGCTCGGCTCCACTCGGCTCAGCCGAAAGCCGACTGCAAGCGTACGACCGACCGGACGACGCAGAGACCCACGACCACGCTGAGCGGACGGAGACAACCACGGGACTCGAGACCGCCGACCTGGAGGTCTTGCTCCCCGATGGCGAATACGTCCGTCTCGGTGACCTGGTCACCGAGCCCGAGCAGTTCGCAGGCAGCTCTCTGGAGTCCATCGAGCGATCACTCGCATTGGAGGCCGAGAAACGGAAAGTCACGGATGGCATCTGCCACCCTGGCGAGCTGAGCGACGACGTCGAGCTAGTCGGTCACGCGAAGTGGCTGAACAACCGATTCGACGAACTCGCAGCGACCCGGCCCACTGCGGCTGAACTCGCCGAGGCCCGAGAGAAACGAGCGAAGCAGGCCCACAAGGACCGCCTTCGTCCGTTGCTCGAGCTGGACCCTGACGAACACGAGGAAGTCTGTGCGATGGCGCACCGACTCCTGAGTGACGACTTCGAGAAGGTCTACGAGGTGCGCAAGAGTCCGCTGACGCTCGCACTCGCGCTCGCGAAGCGTGTCAACCGCGACGTCGAGCCGACGAATGCGCTGCTCAGACAGGCCGAAGACGAAGCGAACGATCCCCAGAACGTCCAGAAGATCGGCAACGTCCGATATATGTCGACTGCACAGACGAAGGGGAGGTTCTCCACGCAGGGTCGTGTTTCGATCCTCTTCGAGAACACTCACCCCGGAATCAAGCAGGCCGGCGTGCTTCAGGACGAGACCGGGACGATCCGTTTTGCAATTTGGGCGAAAAGCGAGTGGGATGAGACGCGACCAACGCCGGATCCAACGGATTTCGGCGGTCGAACGCTCATCCGATCACACCGCTTCCCTGAACTGCAGGTCGGAGACGTTGTCCGTGTTGATAATGTCGTGAAAGGATGGTACGGCAACGAAGCCACCTTCGAGACTCGTCGGGACAGCGAACTCACAATTCTGGAACGTACCAGTGACGAATCAAAGCGTGACGTACCTACGTCCGATGCTGTGACGACTCAGAAGTCGAGACAGCACAGACATCGTCAGCGAACTGGCCCTAAGACGATTGGCAAACCAGTGCCGAAGAATCCCATTGCGTACTGGCGGGGTTCTGAGAGCTGGGTGTTCCCGGTGACGGACTGGACACCTGACTGGTGGCTCGCACAGGAAAACGTTGAGAGCGTTGGAACGTCTGATGCGGAGACGATGACTGGCAGGAAGGTAACCACTGAACCGTAACGAACTGTAGCAACCAGAGTCCCCTACGGACTCAGAAATCTAACCCCTCTTTCCGAACACCTGAACGGGAGCAATTGTAGACAAGCAGTTACCCCACCTAAACAGATACACTGCAATTTGTGGGGTAACGGTTGAGTTGGTAGCACGCTTTCCTGTCTTATCTAGATGGACTCCTCAGGGACGAGCGTGACATCCTCCTCGCCGTAAACGGAGAGGCTTCCCGTACGCAGTTGGGATATTTGCTGGTCTACGACATGAATTGCTCTCTCGTACGAAACGTCCCGCTCTCGCGGTCGAACAACTGTGTCGATGGCTGTGCCACACAGCCGTTACTCCTATCCTCGCCGTGAGGACTCGGAGTTATCTTCTGGCGCATATTCTCCGCCCCGTTACAATCCGCGTTCCCGACCAATTCGCACGACGAGCAGACGTACAAGCCACGTTCTACACGGTTTGATTTCGTATCGTCACCGCATCGTGAGCACGTCTTACTGGTATCCCACTCGTTCTCCTTCAGCACCGCAACACCACGAATCTCCCCCTTGTACGCGAGGTACTGGTAGATGCGGTCGAACGCCCACGAGTGCAGTTTCTTGTTGCCGGTCTTACCCCAATCCGACTCTCGCACATCTTCTGGCCAACTCACCGCGAGCGTGCCTACACCGCGTTCGACACACTCCGTGATGATGGTGTCTGTGAGAACGTGGTAGAAGTGCCTCTCACGCTCTGTGAGTTTCTTGCGTGCCCACATCGACTTCTCTGACGGGCCATTCTCACCCTCTGTATCGTACTCGGCTCGCTTGAAGTAGTGCTTGTCTTGCTTGAGCGAGTTGCCGGGATACAGGACGTATTCGTCGGGAAATGCGACTGTAGCGATGTTCTTGATGCCAAGGTCGATGCCTGCAACTTCGTCGCCTGGTGAGTCGTTCGTTTCGAGTTCGACTTTACAGACGAAGTGCAGCTCCCATTCGTCGCCGTTCCAGACTGCTCGGACGTTCTGCACCGAGTTGACTTCTGAGAGGTCAACATCCGGGCGAGTCTGGTACTCACAGAGCAGGAAGTCCGAGAAGTGATCTTTCAGATTCGAGCCTTTCGAGAGGCGAACGCGGTTGTTCTCGGTATCGTGTTTGAATCCGTCTTCTTTGAATGTGACCGTGCTCCGTGGTCGTTTGTCACCGTGTTTGCGGTAACCGGGCGGATTCGCCGCGTCGTCTTTCTGTCGCAGGCCGAACCATGACTGAAAAGCGTCGGAAAGTTCTTCGATGACTTTCTGACTGGATTGTGCGTTCAAATCTTTCCAGCACGCCTGGTTCTTCATATACGATTTCAGCACGCCCTCATCTGGTATTTCGCCAGTTGCATTCCAAATTTGGTCGGCTGTCCATCGTGCGACGTTCCAAATTTTGGAGGCGGAATCTCCGAGCGAATCGAGGCCGCCACAGACCTGCCGGTGGTTCTGGATAGAACCAACATAGGTTCGAGTGGCCTCAATCGCCATACATAGCCTATGTCGGTAATATTACTTAATGACTCGCATTACCGGTGAATATCCGGGCTGATATCAACGGTAGTTGGCGTCAAGGTTGTCGGATTCACTCCCGTGGTAAACGTCGGATTTTTCTGCTCGAAAAAAGATAGACTGAGTTTGTAAAGAGCATCATATAGCTGAGGGGGAGGAGAAGTAACAGATTCTGAACGACTGCGACTATTCTTCGCTGTCGTGAGAGTTGCCTTCCGCAATAGCGACGACAGCCTCTCGGAGATCATCGAGGCTTGCACCGTATTCGTCCTGTGCCTGAGCACCGAACGGGGCCTCCTCAGCCTCGAATGCCTCGATTCGGTCACTGGTCTGAGCCGCCGCTTCAGCAACCCACGCTTCTCGAGTCGACTCATCGACCTCGGTGATCGACTCTGACACGAATTGAAACCCAACGGCCAAACCTATACGGGGATAGCAAAGAGAATGATTGTCAATGATCCCTGACCCGGTTCTTTTCTCCATCGTATACGACTCAGGAACGGAGATTTTCAGCAGGTTCCGAAAAGGAAGAACATTTCGCAAGGCCGTTGCTGACGCAGCGGAGGCGACTGCGGCTGATACCCCCGGAATCTCTTCAGACGATCTTCTCGATATTTTTCAGGCTGAACTTGACGAAGAAGCGACGGCTTCTGCAGATACTGATGAGATACTCTCAGACCTTGCTTATGCGCTAAAGGTGCGAGCGAATACGACCGAAGATGTCGATTTCGAGGCGACAATCGAACGGTTCCTTGTTCATCTCGAAGAAAACCTCGTTGCTGGGGGACAGACCCACGAGATCTACCAAATCCTCTACGAATACGTCCGCCACACAAACACCCTCACAGAAACGCTGGTCGAAGAGATTGAGCAACGCCATGAGCGATACTACGATGATCTCGACGCGTTGTCACGGTGGAGCAATCGAATGGCCCCGTCCGAGACGGCGTACCAAATTCCAGAAATCGACCAACACGTCGCGGTTTCAGGCGTTTCGACAGTTGAGTCTGAACTATCTGCTGGAGAAAACGTTATTCTTACCGGGCCTGCAGGTGTCGGGAAAACGGGTGTGCTGGCAGAGCAATACGCCACACTGGCGGACGAGCATCCGGTCTACTTCATTGATGCACGTGAATTCGGTCAGTTCGAGGCAATCTCCGATGTCGAAGCGGAGTTCGGCATCACGAACAGCCTCCGAGATCTGTTTCAGGAGGTCGCTGACCGGAACGGTCGTTGTACGGTGGTGGTTGATCAGCTCGATAACATCCGAATAGAAACTGCAGCCACCGTATTCCAACATCTACTCCTCGACTTGAGCGAGATGGACCAGGTTGGCGTCCTCTGTGCATGCCGGACATGGGATCTGGAACAACCGGAATATCAGCGTTTGAATGAGGCGTCTCAGTTCACCCAGATTGAGCTTGAACCCCTGGACGAGGCCAAGGTGTCATCGCTACTGTCAGAACTCGGTGTGGACTCTGAGGAGCAACCACCGGCACTACTTGACCTGTGTCAGCGACTACTGAACCTGACGCTACTCGCTGACGTGATAGCAGCCGACGCTGCCATCGATCCTAGTTCGCTTACTACGGAAACCGCACTGTGGGACGCATACCGGGAGTCGCTTGACACTGAGGGGAGCGGCCCGTCGGGTACCATCCCAACGAGCTGGGAGGACAGCCCGGTCGACCGCTGTGTATACCACGCACGGTCTTCCCTCCGTGATCGGACGACCACGTTCGAAATCGAAGAACGAAATCCCGGTGACGGACGGCTGCGAAGCAGGGGGACGATCGTCAATGACTGGCGCCGCCGATATCGGTTCAAACACGACCAATTACAATCGTATTTCTACGCGTGGGACGCGGTTTGTGGGGATTTCTCCGTTGAAAACGTTCTTGAGGACGGCATCGATGAACGCGTCGCAGCGGATGTCTTCGACTGGATGTTTCGTATGTATCTAGCGGACGCCAGCAGGAGTACCTCATTCATTAGGGATGGGCTCGGTTCAGATTCCGATCTCGGGTTCTACGCAAAGTCGATCCTCGCGGAATCAGCACGGGACCTCGGTCCGAAACAGTTGCCAGACGAAACTTCCCGGGCACTCCTAGACTCCTTGAACACAGACCAGAACCTCACACGAGAGTTCTATCGAAATCTCTCGTCGCCTGCATGGGCGAGATACTTGGTCGACAATGAACGAGTCTCGGAATTTGGTAGCCATTCCGCAGCGTATGTCTCCGAACTCGCCGGGACACACCCAGAACTCGTGATTGATGCACTAGCGACGTATGACACGCCCGATCGTTCTCAGTTACACCCCTACCTCTCCGTCGTCGATTCCTTGCCACCCACCCAACTTACCGGACTGACGTCTCTGATAGTGAAATACCTCGCCGATTTGGATCGAGAGACATCGAAGCGAATGCATTCGAATCTTTCGACACTGGTAGGTGCGTTAATCCGCGAGAGCCAAGCAGACGCCACGCTGGAGTTGCTTTCCGCTCTCCTTGAATCGGCAGTAAGCGAGACAACCGAGGTTGAACGAGGGGAATATTCAGGAACGAGGACAGAGGTTCACTGTCGGCTCCGGCCGAGGTCGGTCCAATCGTTGTTCGACGAGTACGGTGACGAGTTAGTCGCAACCTGTGGGATGGACCTTCTCGACGTCCTTGACGAACAATTCCGGAGCTGTCTGGACCGGGTTGTCTCGCAGTCAGCAGATGAGCTTCCGCCGGAACGCCTCCTCCGTCGTCGGTTAGTTGCCAACCGACTCAATCCCACGAAGATAGAGGTAGTCTTCGTCCAAGTGATCGAAGACGTTCTGGGATCGCTGCTCGTTCACGACGCGTCAGCTGGGTCTGCATGGGTGCGTCGCTACTTAGAGGACGACGGAATCTTCAAGCAAATGGCGATAAGCGTCCTCGCGCGGCATCCCGAACGAGCGCCGGAACTCGTTAGCGAGGTTCTGACAACCGCTAAAAACGTTGTCGACCACGAGATCTCAACGGAATACATCTCCCTGCTGGATAGCGGGTTCGGTGTCATTTCAGAGGTGGATCAAAAGACCGTCCTCAAGCACATCGACGAGGCACCCGACGAAGAGGACATTCGCGAGCGGTTGTCCGATCGGCGCGAGTTCGATTCCACGGACGAACTCGACCGGATGGTCGACGCTCAGATCGATCGTTGGAAACTGAAACGGCTATATCACGTTCGTGATGCAGTGTCGAACTCACGGCAGACAGACATTCAGTCGTTAATTGATGAGTATGGTGAGATCGAATACCAAGCCGGGACCGGCTACCACTTTCCATTCCAATGGGGAGACGACGATGACGGCACCCCATTCGATCCTTCCGAATTAGACGCTGATGCGTTCATCTCTGCTTGTAGGGAGCACGCGGTCCCGCATCATTTTGAAGAAGAGTCAAAAGAGGACACGGATGAACTCCGCGCACTACTCAACGAGGAGCTCCATGACCGTCTCCGCAATGACCCGGCGACGTATCTTCCACACCTTCCCGAAATAGTCCGTGCGGGTGACGACGAGTTCGTCAATACAGCCTTCGAGGCAGTAAAGTCTCTGATCACGAATACCGACTACCGTGACACCACGATCGAAGCGTGGGGTTCGATCCTCGAAGCACTTGCTATGGTCACTGACATCGGGACCGACGAGCGACTGTGGCCCCGGGATACGCGACGGACCGCTGCAGAACTTGTTCAGACGATCATCTCACATACACGGAGCTCGCTCCCGGTCGCCGAATACGAGGAGGTTCTGTCGGAAGTCCTCATGCGGCAGCTCCAAGATCCAGACCCTGAGCGAACAGACGCGGGGTGGAATCAGTCGATTGCGCCACAGAATCCCATCTTCGTCAAAGGGGTTCGGCCGACTGGCGTCGTTGCAACGACATACTTCTTCGCCTCGCTAAACACTGATACCTCGGGAACTCACCAAGACTTGTGGGACCGGATAATAGCGCTGTTTGAAGACTCTGCACGACCAGTCCGTTTTGCCCTCGGAATGCGACTACCGCTACTATTCTACCTCAACGACTCGTTAGTTCGAGCACATATGGATGCGCTCTTTCCCGAAGACAGCTCTCCCGAGGCAATTCGACGCTTTACTTCGGCTTGGGAGGGATATCTCACAATTACTCGTCTATCACAAGACCTGTTCGCCGATCTGCGTTCAAAGTATGAACGAGCGATTGATTTCTATACAGCTGACAGGCCGGACGCTGTCAAGGAAGATGAAAACGGCATTAGCGCATATTTGGTCGACAACACTGCCGATACCTACGATGAGCGGACGTACGAACGAGTGTGCTCGCACCTCGCAAGTGCATATGCACAAGAATTCATTGAGGCTTCTGACCCACTCATTGAGAGGGCATTTGCTTTACGCGTCGCTGAATTAGATGGTGAAAACATCAAGTCAGCCGATCTCGCATTCGCCCGGACGTTCACTGACCTACTGAACAATACAGATAACCGTGAGTTTGAGACGATGTGTTGGGAGCGGGCAATCGAGTTCTGGGAGATACGGCTTGAATACCACGATACACCAGCGTGCGAAGGATTTCGGGGGTACGCCGAACTGTTAGAGCATGCCCCGCCATCGGCGAGCGTAACAGAAATCACAGACCACCTCGTTCGGAGCGCCCCTTGTCTATCCTCATCGTTCCCGTTCCAGCAGGTAATCGAATTCTTGGCAAACGAGGTGAATTCCAGTCCGACCTCCGCAGCTATAGACGATGCAACCAGTGTACTCGTCGCGCTCGTTGACCAATGGGATACTTCGTTCACCTATCCAGCGAGCGACGACCGTTGGACTATCGTGAAAGTAGCAGCGGCAAACGGCAATGATCAAGCAATAAAGCTCGCCGAGCGTTTCTATGAATCTGGCGAGTCAGAGTATCGCCGAATAATCGACCAGCACAAGACAGCCGACTCAGAAACTTCGTGATCTTAGGGTCTGACGCAAGCCCCAGAATATACACATCTGGTACTGGCCAGCGTAGACGTGACATCTATCCCACCTAATCGTGGGATCCCCTCGCGCGAGGATTGACCGTATTCGATCCTCCGGAGGTGGCGTTCCCCTCACAGGTACTCCAGTTCGTGCGCTCCTCGTTGGGGTTTGTCTGCCGTAGCGGCGGGGCGGGTGTGATAGGCCGCCATTCGTGATTGTCCCACGTAAGTCGCACGGGCCGTGCCATCGGCCGTGTGATGTCGGTTTGTTGTTTCAGAAACGATTCAGAGGCGCTCAGATCCGCGTGGCCCTCAAATCCACACGTGCAGGTGATTGTATCCTCGTGACGCATGGTACGTTCGGTAGACCCACAGGCCGGACAGATCTGACTCGTCCACGCCTCCGAGCGTTCCTCGATCTCGATACCGTATTCCTCTGCAGCGCAACTGAGCCGATCGGTAAACGTCCGAAACGCCCAGAAGCTGTGTGTCTTCGTGTTCACCTCCACCGACCAGTGGGCTTCGAGGATATCAGTGAGGTCACCCACATAGATTTTAGCAACACCTTGTTCGTAGAGACGTTCCACGAGATCCCTAATGAGGGTCCGCTGAGCGTGATCGCGTTGGCGTGTCCGTCGGCGATATAGCCGACGAATCCGTTTACTACTGTGCTGGTCGTCAGCTAACAGTGATTGTAATCGGCCGATTTCTTCCGTGGTCGCCCGGTACCGTTCGAAGAGCGCCCGTCCCCCGTACAGATATCGCTGCCCGGTGGTCGTCGTACAGGCGACAAGCGTGTTCGCACCGATGTCCAGTGCCGCTGATTCGTCTCCCATCGGTGTGTCCAAGTACGTCTCGTCGACAGTGACTGACTGATAGGCTCTAAAGCGGGCCTTCACTTCATCGTACTCAAGAACCAATCGGCCCTGCTTATTGTAGTCGGTCCACCGCGGAGCGCCACGGATTTCGAGTCGGAACCGGTCACGGCGATCAAGTCCGTACTCCGATTTCAGCTCCTGGCCGACCAGTACGTCTAGCCGGGATCGGTCACCCCACTCAATGGTGTACGAATCGGTACGAATGGTCGTCCGAAGTTCTCGGCCGTCCTCCCGGTTTCCCCAGAACCCAGGCTTGCTAGGGGCTTCGCCCTTCTTTCTGAGCGCGAAGTACGACCGCCACGCCATCGCGTTCTGTCGCTCTATTTGTTGGACGGTCGCTGCACCAAGAACACCGGCGTAGCGCTCGCCGTAGTTACTAAGATCCCAGATGTCGCGATCGGGGTCGGCGTAGCGGTGGCGGCGTTCGTAGTTGATTTCGTTCCAGAGTGCAGCAGAGGCGTCCAACAGCCGGAACAAGAGTTCCTCGTCGGCATCGGACATTGGGACGACATCGAACGTGTTGGTCCGCCTCATCGGAGGTTACTCTCCTCGTTTTCTGTTATAAAGGTGTGTATGAGACCACAGAGAAACCGAATTTGTGGTACGGTCCGGACAACCGTGTAAGCGACGTTCATCGC contains:
- a CDS encoding RNA-guided endonuclease InsQ/TnpB family protein; its protein translation is MAIEATRTYVGSIQNHRQVCGGLDSLGDSASKIWNVARWTADQIWNATGEIPDEGVLKSYMKNQACWKDLNAQSSQKVIEELSDAFQSWFGLRQKDDAANPPGYRKHGDKRPRSTVTFKEDGFKHDTENNRVRLSKGSNLKDHFSDFLLCEYQTRPDVDLSEVNSVQNVRAVWNGDEWELHFVCKVELETNDSPGDEVAGIDLGIKNIATVAFPDEYVLYPGNSLKQDKHYFKRAEYDTEGENGPSEKSMWARKKLTERERHFYHVLTDTIITECVERGVGTLAVSWPEDVRESDWGKTGNKKLHSWAFDRIYQYLAYKGEIRGVAVLKENEWDTSKTCSRCGDDTKSNRVERGLYVCSSCELVGNADCNGAENMRQKITPSPHGEDRSNGCVAQPSTQLFDRESGTFRTREQFMS
- a CDS encoding ATP-binding protein, yielding MIPDPVLFSIVYDSGTEIFSRFRKGRTFRKAVADAAEATAADTPGISSDDLLDIFQAELDEEATASADTDEILSDLAYALKVRANTTEDVDFEATIERFLVHLEENLVAGGQTHEIYQILYEYVRHTNTLTETLVEEIEQRHERYYDDLDALSRWSNRMAPSETAYQIPEIDQHVAVSGVSTVESELSAGENVILTGPAGVGKTGVLAEQYATLADEHPVYFIDAREFGQFEAISDVEAEFGITNSLRDLFQEVADRNGRCTVVVDQLDNIRIETAATVFQHLLLDLSEMDQVGVLCACRTWDLEQPEYQRLNEASQFTQIELEPLDEAKVSSLLSELGVDSEEQPPALLDLCQRLLNLTLLADVIAADAAIDPSSLTTETALWDAYRESLDTEGSGPSGTIPTSWEDSPVDRCVYHARSSLRDRTTTFEIEERNPGDGRLRSRGTIVNDWRRRYRFKHDQLQSYFYAWDAVCGDFSVENVLEDGIDERVAADVFDWMFRMYLADASRSTSFIRDGLGSDSDLGFYAKSILAESARDLGPKQLPDETSRALLDSLNTDQNLTREFYRNLSSPAWARYLVDNERVSEFGSHSAAYVSELAGTHPELVIDALATYDTPDRSQLHPYLSVVDSLPPTQLTGLTSLIVKYLADLDRETSKRMHSNLSTLVGALIRESQADATLELLSALLESAVSETTEVERGEYSGTRTEVHCRLRPRSVQSLFDEYGDELVATCGMDLLDVLDEQFRSCLDRVVSQSADELPPERLLRRRLVANRLNPTKIEVVFVQVIEDVLGSLLVHDASAGSAWVRRYLEDDGIFKQMAISVLARHPERAPELVSEVLTTAKNVVDHEISTEYISLLDSGFGVISEVDQKTVLKHIDEAPDEEDIRERLSDRREFDSTDELDRMVDAQIDRWKLKRLYHVRDAVSNSRQTDIQSLIDEYGEIEYQAGTGYHFPFQWGDDDDGTPFDPSELDADAFISACREHAVPHHFEEESKEDTDELRALLNEELHDRLRNDPATYLPHLPEIVRAGDDEFVNTAFEAVKSLITNTDYRDTTIEAWGSILEALAMVTDIGTDERLWPRDTRRTAAELVQTIISHTRSSLPVAEYEEVLSEVLMRQLQDPDPERTDAGWNQSIAPQNPIFVKGVRPTGVVATTYFFASLNTDTSGTHQDLWDRIIALFEDSARPVRFALGMRLPLLFYLNDSLVRAHMDALFPEDSSPEAIRRFTSAWEGYLTITRLSQDLFADLRSKYERAIDFYTADRPDAVKEDENGISAYLVDNTADTYDERTYERVCSHLASAYAQEFIEASDPLIERAFALRVAELDGENIKSADLAFARTFTDLLNNTDNREFETMCWERAIEFWEIRLEYHDTPACEGFRGYAELLEHAPPSASVTEITDHLVRSAPCLSSSFPFQQVIEFLANEVNSSPTSAAIDDATSVLVALVDQWDTSFTYPASDDRWTIVKVAAANGNDQAIKLAERFYESGESEYRRIIDQHKTADSETS
- a CDS encoding RNA-guided endonuclease InsQ/TnpB family protein, which gives rise to MRRTNTFDVVPMSDADEELLFRLLDASAALWNEINYERRHRYADPDRDIWDLSNYGERYAGVLGAATVQQIERQNAMAWRSYFALRKKGEAPSKPGFWGNREDGRELRTTIRTDSYTIEWGDRSRLDVLVGQELKSEYGLDRRDRFRLEIRGAPRWTDYNKQGRLVLEYDEVKARFRAYQSVTVDETYLDTPMGDESAALDIGANTLVACTTTTGQRYLYGGRALFERYRATTEEIGRLQSLLADDQHSSKRIRRLYRRRTRQRDHAQRTLIRDLVERLYEQGVAKIYVGDLTDILEAHWSVEVNTKTHSFWAFRTFTDRLSCAAEEYGIEIEERSEAWTSQICPACGSTERTMRHEDTITCTCGFEGHADLSASESFLKQQTDITRPMARPVRLTWDNHEWRPITPAPPLRQTNPNEERTNWSTCEGNATSGGSNTVNPRARGSHD